The region CTATAGTATCCCTGCATTATTAAATATAAATTGCATTTCTTCTATTACTTTACAACCTCAAAACCGAACTATTAATCAGGGAGACACTACATCTTTTATTGTTCATTCCAATAATCCTGCAGCTACATTCCAATGGCAAATAAACAAAGGTAATGGCTTTACAAATATTAGTAATGATAATACATTTAATAATGCTAATAACGACAGCTTAATTATTAACAAAGTCCCATCCAGTATGAATAATAATATGTTTAGATGTATTATAAACAACAACAATTGTTTTGATACGACTAACAATGTTGTTTTAACAGTTAACTGTCTACTTGCCATTACTCAACAGCCTGTAAATAAATCCGGTAAAGTTAATGAAAGTACATTTTTTTGCGTTACTTCCTCAGTTAACAGTTTCGTGTCATTTAAATGGCAAGTCAACTATGGTTCAGGATTTTTGGCAATACAAAACGATGCTACTTATAGTGGCGTAAATCAAGATACACTAAAAATAAAAAAAATATCCCCAGTTTTTAATAATTGTAAATACAGAGCCATTGTATATACTACCAATTTATGTTGTTGTTCTGATACCAGTAATGCTGCCATACTACAAGTATCTAATATTGGCACAAATGAGTTAAGTAATAGTTATTTCAATATTTATCCTAACCCTAATAACGGGCATTTTTTAATTGATGAACTGCCTGATAATGCCGTTATTACTATTACAGATTTGGCGGGTAAAACCATTGCTGAAATAAAAACCAACGATAACAAAATTAATGTTGACTTAAGTAATAAAGCGGATGGCATGTATTTAGTAAAAGTAGAATCACTGAATTATAGTGCTATTAGAAAAGTAAATATTACTAAATAAAAATAATTTTGTTAGTAATATTTCTCAGGACTATATCTATTTTTTATTAATTAATTTATTCAAATTCGTCATTATTTTCAAAATAATATGGGTAAAGTTTATACTTGCAGCGTATGAATCAGGCATTTGTTTTATTAGGTAGTAATATGGGTGACAAAAAAGACCATTTAGATACCGCTATCCATCATATTATTGCTAATAACTGCCTGCTTGTTAATCAATCATCAGTATATAAAACGGCAGCTTGGGGTAATACGGAGCAAGATGACTTTTTTAACCAGGTAGTTGAAATCAATACCTCGCTAAGCGCTGAACTATTGCTGAAAACATTGCTTGAAATAGAAACTAAAATGGGACGTACCCGGATACAAAAATGGGAACCCCGTATTATTGATTTGGATATTTTATTTTTCAACAATGCCGTTATTAATACTGCTGATTTAAAAGTACCTCACCCCTACTTACATGTTAGAAGATTTACATTGCTTCCATTACATGAAATAGCACCTTATTTTGTGCATCCTGTATTTAATGAAAACGTGCACGAGCTTTTAGCCAATTGTGAAGATAAAAGTACTGTTGAAATAATCATTTAAAACAAGCAATCAGGCAAATTACTACTCCCGTAAAATGTATTGTTTTTGTAAAAAATAATACTTATTTATGCAATATTAAACTCATTTTCAGCCTGTTTACAATTATTTTATTATGAAAAAACTGATTAGCCTACTGCTTGTCTTTATTGCTTTATATGCTCAGGCACAAGAAACACCTGACTTAAAAAAAGTACAAGGGTTATTACATAAAAATAACAAACAGTTTTTTATTGAAAACAAAGGTCAATGGCCCGATGAAGTATTATTCATGACCAAAACCAATGGCATGGATGCCTGGATTACCAAAACGGGTGTTGTTTACGACTTTTATCAATTAATTGAAAATGGAAAAACCAGTGAGTTAGCATTGGAAACAGAGCAACAAACTTTTAAAGAAAAAAAAGGCCATGTGATAAAGTTTAACTTATTACAATGCAATAAAAATATTATACCAGAAGGTAATTATAAACAGGAAGCTTATTACAATTATTTTATTGGCAATGACAAAAGTAAGTGGGCTAGTTTTGTAGGTTTATACAATGAGGCTATTGTTAAAAACATATACGGGGGGATTGATATACGCTATTATTTTGACAATGGCGCTTTAAGATATGATTATATAGTAAACCCAAATGCAGACCCTTCACAAATTAAATTTAATATTAACGGTACTGACAAAACAAGCATTGATAATAATGGAGATTTAATTGTTCAAACCAGTTTAGGAGAGGTTAAGCAAACCAAATTATTTACTTACCAAAATATAAACAATACCAAACAAACTATTAATAGCCATTTTGCTTTACTAAAAGATGGCTCTTATACTTTTACTTTAGGTACATACAATAAAAGCAAACCATTAATTATTGACCCTTTGATTTTCTCTACTTTTTCAGGTGGAACCGATAACGATTATGGTATAGCTATTAAAACTGATGCTTTTAATGCTGTTTATGTATCAGGGTACACTAATAGTAGCAACTACCCAATTGTTGCAGGATCATACGCTATTTTCAAAAATAATAACTATGATGTTTTCGTAACCAAGTTAAATAGTAACCTTAACACTCTTACATACTCAACCTTTATTGGTGGTGTCAGCGATGACATTTTATTTGATTTAACAATTGATAGCAGCTTAAATGTTTATATTACTGGATCTACAAGGTCTAGTAATTATCCAACCACGGTAAATGCTTACGATACCAGTTTTAATAATACCACAGCCTACGAGGATGTGTTTATTACCAAATTAAATCCTTCCGGTAGTGCTTTAGTTGTTTCAAGCTTTTTAGGTGGGAGCCTGGCAGATAAAAGTAAAAGAATTATACTTGACAAGGAACGAAACATTTATATTGCCGGTTACACAAAATCAACTGACTTTCCTAAAACTTCAGGTGCTTTTACAAATAGTTATAATACCAGTAACCTATTTATAACCAAATTAGCTGCTTCAGGTAACAGCTTAGTTTTCTCTACAACATTAACAACTATATCCAGTTCACTATTTAGTGGTAATAATACTTATTATGGAGATCTGGCTATTGATGACAGTTCCTATATTTATGTGGCTACAAATGGGGCCAGTAATCTTCTTCCCTCTCCCGGTATTAATAACAATTTTGGGCCCGGTAACCATATTTCTCTTCTTAAACTGGACCCTTCCTGCACCACACCTTTATACCTCACACAGTTTGGAGGAAACTCAAAAACGACTGATATAGTAGCTGCTATTGGTATTGACCAATCACAAAATGTTTACGTTACAGGTACAAACATGCCTGAAGTAACTGGAATAAATACTTTTCCAACAACTCCGGGTGCCTTTTCCAGAACTAATACCGGGGGCTATGATGTGTTTGTGACTAAATTTAACCAAACCGGAGGAATGGTATACTCTACCCTTATTGGCGGACCTGCACAGGATTATGTTTCTGAAATTAATATTGATGAAAACAATAATGCTGTTATCTGTGGGTTTCTAAGCCTTTACCTGACTACTATTCCACCTGTTGTTTTCCCTACCACTTCCAATGCTTTTGATACTTCTTTCAATGGCACGCTCTCTAATGAAGATGCATTTATTACCATACTTAATGAAACAGGTTCTGCTTTGTTGTATTCAAGCTATATTGGTGGAACAACCCGTGATTATGCCTATGATTTAGCCTATGCAAACAATGCTTCAATACTGGTTACAGGGAGTACTAACAGCTTTAATTTCCCCACTACTCCGGGTACTTTCAGAACAATTATCAGTTCAAGTTCATCAGATGCTTTTGTTTTCAAAATAAATAAATGCCCTTTCAATTTAAACCAACAACCTGTTAGTCAAAGCATTGTTACCAACAACAATGTATCTTTTAATGTTATCGCCAGTAGCCCTACTACTACCTTCCAATGGCAACAAAATGCAGGGTCAGGGTTTGTTAATCTCTCTAATGCAGGAGTGTATTCAGGAGTAAACACCAATACTTTAAATATTAATAGTATTAATTTTTCTAAAAATAATTACCAATACAGATGTGTAGCTACCGACAGTGGTTGCAGTATTAATAGTGTACATGCCAAACTTTTGGTCAACTGCCTCTTTAACATTACAAGACAACCCGTTAGTCAAAATATTAATATTGGTACCAATACCAGTTTTTCTCTTGAAGCATCTTCAAGCACTGCTACTTTTCAATGGCAACAAAATAACGGTTATGGGTTTGTAGATATTAGTAACAACTCTCTATTTTCCGGTGTTAATGATGATACTTTAATCATTAACTCTACCCCACTTTCATTTAATAATAATTCTTTCAGGTGTATTGTTTCCGATAATGCATGTTCTGTGGTTAGTAATCCCATAAGCCTAAATGTAAACTGTACACTTGCTATTACCAAACAACCTGTTCCAACAAGCATTAATATCAGAAACAATACCCAGTTAATAACCAATGTTAATAGCACAAATGCAACCTTTCAGTGGCAACAAAGTTTAGGAACAGGGTTTACCAATTTAAGTAACAGTAGTACTTTTAGCAATGTAAACGATGATACCTTGCTCATTAATAATGCTCCACTCTCATTAAACAATACCCGATACCGTTGTGTTATTAATGACGGACCTTGCAGTAAAATTTCTGATTCCATTTTACTCAATGTAAACTGCTCCTTAGCTATCAATACACAACCTGTCAATAAAAATATTCCTGCTGAATCTAACACCATTATGAGTATTACAGCTTCAGGATTTGCTACTACTTTTCAGTGGCAACAAAATACAGGTAGTGGGTTTGTTAATTTAACCAATAACAGCACATTTTCTAATGTGGATGATGATACACTCATTATTAATGCTGCTCCTAAAAGTTTAAACAATACCACTTACCGTTGTATTGTGAATGACGGACCTTGTTCTCTTGCCAGTAGCAGCGCTACACTCAATGTATATTGTGTCTCTTCCATTACCAGACAGGTAAACAACACAAATATAATTATTGGTTCAAATGCACTGTTTTCTGTTGCTTCTGCTAATAACAATGCTACTTTTCAATGGCAGCAAAATGA is a window of Bacteroidota bacterium DNA encoding:
- the folK gene encoding 2-amino-4-hydroxy-6-hydroxymethyldihydropteridine diphosphokinase; translated protein: MNQAFVLLGSNMGDKKDHLDTAIHHIIANNCLLVNQSSVYKTAAWGNTEQDDFFNQVVEINTSLSAELLLKTLLEIETKMGRTRIQKWEPRIIDLDILFFNNAVINTADLKVPHPYLHVRRFTLLPLHEIAPYFVHPVFNENVHELLANCEDKSTVEIII